A stretch of the Capsicum annuum cultivar UCD-10X-F1 chromosome 10, UCD10Xv1.1, whole genome shotgun sequence genome encodes the following:
- the LOC107845032 gene encoding histidine decarboxylase yields the protein MTFPTKSEINTSSLPRKNLCLSVVEPNIKDKASSQELDMILTQYLESLYQRKKYHIGYPTNMSYEHHAILAPLLQFSLNNCGDPFTQSPVDFHSKDFEIAVLDWFAQLWEIEKDEYWGYITNGGTEGNLHGLLVGRELLPGGMIYASADSHCSIFKAARMYRMEIETLNTLVSGEIDYEDLRTKLLLNQNKPAIININIGTTFKGAIDDIDLVVQALEYCGYSNDRYYIHCDAALCGLIVPFIKHAKTITFKKPIGSISISGHKFLGCPIPCGIQITRKSYVNSLSKVEYIASADITISGSRNGLAPIFLWYNLSMKGHAGLKQDSKMCIENAQYLKDRLLKEGISAMLNEFSSTVVFERPCDHKFIRRWQLCYLSGMTHVVVMPGITREIIDSFLNDLMQERKNWYQDETTQPPCLADDIGSQNCLCSYQKMHY from the exons ATGACATTCCCAACAAAAAGTGAAATCAACACATCATCGCTGCCAAGGAAGAATTTGTGTCTCAGTGTGGTGGAACCTAATATTAAAGATAAAGCGTCTTCCCAAGAACTAGACATGATTTTGACTCAATATTTGGAGTCATTGTACCAGCGGAAAAAGTATCATATAG GTTATCCAACTAACATGAGTTACGAGCATCATGCTATTTTAGCACCACTTTTGCAATTCTCCTTGAATAACTGCGGAGATCCCTTCACTCAGAGTCCTGTGGATTTTCATTCAAAAGATTTTGAAATAGCTGTTTTAGATTGGTTTGCTCAACTCTGGGagattgagaaagatgaatattGGGGATACATTACTAATGGTGGCACTGAGGGCAATCTTCACGGCCTTTTGGTTGG AAGAGAGCTACTTCCCGGTGGGATGATATATGCATCAGCGGATTCACATTGCTCGATCTTCAAAGCAGCTAGAATGTATAGAATGGAGATAGAAACTCTAAACACTTTAGTTAGTGGGGAGATTGATTATGAAGATTTGAGAACAAAGTTACTTCTTAACCAGAACAAACCCgccatcatcaatatcaatatag GAACAACATTCAAAGGAGCTATCGATGACATCGATTTGGTAGTACAAGCACTTGAATATTGTGGTTATTCAAATGACAGGTATTACATCCATTGTGATGCAGCATTGTGTGGGTTGATTGTCCCCTTTATCAAacat GCAAAAACAATTACCTTCAAGAAGCCAATTGGAAGTATTTCAATATCAGGCCACAAGTTCTTGGGATGTCCAATACCTTGTGGCATTCAGATAACAAGAAAAAGTTATGTTAATAGCCTCTCAAAAGTTGAGTATATTGCCTCCGCAGATATTACGATTTCTGGTAGTCGAAATGGCTTAGCACCGATATTCTTATGGTACAATTTAAGCATGAAAGGACATGCCGGATTGAAACAGGATTCCAAAATGTGCATTGAAAATGCCCAATATTTGAAAGATCGGCTTCTTAAAGAAGGAATTAGTGCTATGCTCAATGAGTTCAGCTCTACCGTTGTTTTTGAACGACCTTGTGACCATAAATTCATTCGTCGTTGGCAACTATGTTACTTAAGCGGCATGACACATGTTGTGGTTATGCCAGGGATCACAAGAGAAATCATAGATAGTTTTCTCAACGATCTAATGCAAGAGAGGAAAAATTGGTACCAGGATGAAACAACTCAACCTCCTTGCCTGGCAGATGATATTGGTTCTCAAAACTGTCTATGCTCCTATCAAAAGATGCATTACTGA